Proteins found in one Brevibacillus brevis genomic segment:
- a CDS encoding methylated-DNA--[protein]-cysteine S-methyltransferase produces the protein MEMRKNQTVHWSMLVHGDWTIYLAATAAGLCYVGSVNQPFAELEAWVKKHHPQSSLVQDDLWLKPFATELMEYLQGTREHFSMDCDLSGTPFQLAVWEALRQIPYGQTVSYTDIATIIEKPAAVRAVGAAIGANPVLITVPCHRVVGKNGSLTGYRGGLPMKTTLLDLEKKTNRGVKHG, from the coding sequence ATGGAAATGAGGAAGAATCAGACGGTACATTGGTCCATGCTTGTGCATGGTGATTGGACCATTTATCTAGCTGCAACGGCTGCCGGGCTTTGTTATGTCGGCTCGGTCAACCAGCCTTTTGCTGAATTGGAAGCTTGGGTTAAAAAACATCACCCACAAAGTTCGCTGGTGCAAGACGATCTATGGCTAAAGCCTTTTGCAACAGAACTGATGGAGTATTTGCAGGGAACGCGCGAGCATTTTTCCATGGATTGCGACCTGTCTGGAACGCCTTTTCAGCTCGCTGTCTGGGAGGCACTGCGCCAAATCCCATACGGTCAAACGGTATCGTACACCGACATTGCAACCATTATTGAAAAGCCTGCTGCTGTTCGTGCTGTCGGTGCAGCAATCGGTGCCAATCCGGTTCTCATTACAGTACCCTGCCACCGCGTCGTCGGTAAAAACGGTTCACTGACTGGCTATCGTGGAGGACTGCCCATGAAGACAACTCTGCTTGATCTGGAGAAAAAGACAAATCGGGGTGTGAAGCATGGCTAA
- a CDS encoding MFS transporter, which yields MRQKWESYPSSIRLLAIAAVIFSTGMACIWPLVTIYIHNHLGKPLTVAGFLLLLNQGAFLIGSIVGGMMFDRWGKMRTIIVGSIGVILISIGLGVTQDFTIYVVLLLLNGLFYGTLSPVMNALAVVLWPDGGRKGINLIYVSLNVGVAAGSALGGFLASVSFAWTFFGNAISQVIVLAMFMLILPRQLKMVEQQRENATTGQSMPEQVAGDVLRQPQQETKVVWGALLLLCGGLLISWIVYVQWTTVLSTYMQTLGISLRQYSLLWTLNGGLILFGQPLIAWVIRRFARTLKAQMLLGAYIFALSMLILSQSTVYAGFVAGMFIMTLGEMLVWPAVPAVAAQFTPEGREGFIQGLIAGTGSAGRMLGPLLGAFIFQSIHAQGLLFVMAGLCLLSVAFFAFHSSFQKRRHQMPVQNQAS from the coding sequence ATGAGGCAAAAATGGGAATCCTATCCGAGCAGCATTCGTTTATTGGCGATTGCTGCCGTCATTTTTTCTACCGGAATGGCGTGTATTTGGCCGCTAGTCACGATCTATATTCACAATCATCTCGGAAAGCCGCTGACTGTAGCCGGCTTCTTGTTGCTTTTAAATCAAGGCGCATTTTTGATCGGAAGTATTGTTGGCGGGATGATGTTTGACCGCTGGGGCAAAATGCGCACTATTATTGTAGGTTCCATCGGTGTTATCCTGATTTCGATCGGATTAGGTGTAACGCAAGATTTTACGATTTATGTTGTCTTGCTTCTGTTGAATGGACTGTTTTACGGGACACTTTCTCCTGTGATGAATGCATTGGCCGTCGTTTTATGGCCGGACGGAGGACGTAAAGGAATCAATCTGATTTATGTCTCCCTCAATGTGGGGGTAGCTGCCGGGTCTGCGTTGGGCGGCTTCTTGGCAAGTGTATCGTTTGCCTGGACGTTTTTCGGTAATGCCATCTCTCAAGTGATCGTCCTCGCGATGTTCATGCTCATTTTGCCGCGTCAGCTAAAAATGGTGGAACAACAACGCGAAAACGCGACGACTGGACAAAGCATGCCTGAGCAAGTAGCTGGTGATGTGCTGCGACAACCACAACAAGAGACAAAAGTGGTATGGGGCGCATTGCTGCTATTATGCGGGGGGCTGTTAATTAGCTGGATTGTCTATGTCCAATGGACGACGGTGCTGTCGACCTATATGCAAACCCTGGGCATTTCCCTCCGTCAATACAGTCTGTTGTGGACGCTGAACGGCGGTTTGATCCTGTTTGGTCAGCCATTGATTGCGTGGGTCATTCGACGCTTTGCTCGTACGCTAAAAGCACAAATGCTCTTGGGCGCTTATATTTTTGCCTTGTCGATGTTGATTTTGTCTCAGTCAACGGTTTATGCAGGCTTTGTGGCAGGCATGTTCATCATGACGCTGGGCGAAATGCTCGTGTGGCCAGCGGTGCCGGCAGTAGCTGCACAATTTACGCCTGAGGGACGAGAAGGCTTTATCCAAGGGCTGATTGCAGGGACTGGATCGGCTGGGCGGATGCTCGGTCCACTGCTTGGCGCATTCATTTTCCAATCCATTCACGCGCAGGGACTATTGTTCGTGATGGCAGGCTTGTGTTTGTTGTCTGTCGCCTTCTTTGCCTTCCACAGCTCTTTTCAGAAAAGAAGGCATCAAATGCCGGTACAGAACCAAGCATCTTGA
- a CDS encoding PLP-dependent aminotransferase family protein: MEYSFSKSVEALSSSAVREILKLTQGNQVLSLAGGLPAEDSFPIAEMREAFNRAFEQGAKALQYGLTDGYLPLREWIASRMKQKHMNVGADNMIITTGSQQAVDLLCRVYLDEGDVVLVENPTYLAAVQLFQFRGIKAIPVDGDANGMDLDDLAKKIAQYRPKMVYVIPTFANPTGKVWSLERRLGLLRQCKAQNILILEDDPYGEIQFDGEAPYRSIFSLDEHPTDSCVVYTSTFSKIVAPGLRTGWAIGDTRVIQMMVKAKQAVDLQSSTIDQYALYELLSRFDLERHIEKIRESYKARMEWMHELLIAQNWEGVQWEKPRGGMFLWVNLPEHFDAEKLLAQSVQEGVAFVPGKPFYAAEPHLNTMRLNYTLLNREDTELAISRLGKAFHAYSESLVTNV, from the coding sequence ATGGAGTACTCGTTTTCAAAATCTGTTGAAGCACTATCCTCCTCGGCTGTCCGGGAAATCTTGAAGCTGACTCAAGGCAATCAAGTGCTCTCGCTCGCAGGTGGACTGCCAGCAGAGGATTCTTTTCCAATCGCAGAGATGCGCGAAGCGTTTAATCGCGCATTCGAACAAGGGGCAAAAGCTCTTCAGTACGGATTGACCGATGGATACTTGCCGCTTCGTGAGTGGATTGCATCCCGTATGAAGCAAAAGCATATGAACGTCGGTGCAGATAATATGATCATCACTACTGGCTCTCAGCAAGCAGTTGACTTGTTGTGCCGTGTATATTTAGACGAAGGCGATGTCGTTCTCGTCGAAAACCCTACCTATTTGGCAGCCGTTCAGCTGTTCCAATTCCGGGGAATCAAAGCGATTCCCGTAGACGGTGATGCCAATGGGATGGATTTGGACGATCTGGCGAAAAAAATTGCCCAGTATCGCCCGAAAATGGTGTATGTCATTCCTACCTTTGCCAACCCAACAGGAAAGGTATGGAGCCTTGAACGTCGTCTAGGCTTGCTTCGTCAATGCAAGGCGCAAAACATTCTCATCCTGGAAGACGATCCATATGGAGAGATCCAATTCGATGGGGAAGCTCCGTACCGTTCGATTTTCTCACTGGATGAGCATCCGACCGATTCCTGTGTGGTGTACACTAGTACCTTCTCCAAAATTGTCGCGCCAGGCTTGCGTACCGGATGGGCCATTGGAGATACCCGCGTGATTCAAATGATGGTGAAGGCGAAGCAAGCAGTGGATTTGCAGTCGAGCACAATCGACCAGTACGCGCTGTATGAGCTGTTGTCCCGCTTTGATCTGGAGCGCCACATTGAGAAAATCCGCGAGTCCTACAAGGCGCGCATGGAATGGATGCATGAGCTTTTGATTGCGCAAAACTGGGAGGGCGTACAGTGGGAAAAACCAAGAGGCGGGATGTTCCTCTGGGTGAATCTGCCTGAGCACTTCGATGCAGAGAAGCTGCTGGCCCAATCCGTACAGGAAGGCGTGGCATTCGTGCCAGGGAAGCCGTTTTATGCAGCTGAGCCGCATCTCAATACGATGCGCTTGAACTATACGCTTTTGAACCGGGAAGACACGGAGCTTGCGATTTCACGACTGGGCAAAGCATTTCACGCCTACAGCGAATCACTGGTGACAAATGTTTAA
- a CDS encoding pyridoxal phosphate-dependent aminotransferase, which produces MRIQPSDMIDRLPTQFFATLVAKVNKVIAQGHDVINLGQGNPDLPTPPHIIEELQMQAAQPLHHKYPPFQGRVELKQAVAHWYKQEFDVDLDPEEEVAILFGSKTGLVEICQVLMNAGDVALVPDPGYPDYWSGVAVVGGRMAMMPLKAENDFLPDYSQLSQADLDRAKLMFLNYPNNPTAVNAPLEFYEETIRFARKHEIVVCHDFAYGAISYDGKKPVSFMQVPGAKEVGVEFYTLSKTYNMAGWRVGAMVGNRELVRLINLIQDHYFVSLFGAVQMAAAKAMTDSQQCVRDLVAVYESRRNALYSNLHRIGWQAPPSQGSFFAWLPVPSGFTSVEFSDLLLEKAHVVVAPGNGFGPTGEGYVRAALLSNEERLAEAVQRIERLGLFTKTK; this is translated from the coding sequence ATGCGCATTCAACCCTCCGATATGATTGATCGACTCCCTACCCAGTTTTTTGCGACCCTGGTGGCAAAAGTAAACAAGGTCATTGCGCAAGGCCATGACGTCATTAACCTGGGGCAGGGCAATCCCGATTTGCCGACACCGCCGCACATTATTGAAGAATTACAGATGCAAGCGGCACAACCACTCCATCACAAATATCCGCCTTTTCAGGGACGCGTGGAACTGAAGCAGGCAGTGGCTCATTGGTATAAGCAAGAATTTGATGTGGACCTCGATCCAGAGGAAGAAGTAGCGATTTTGTTCGGTAGCAAAACCGGACTCGTAGAGATTTGCCAAGTCCTCATGAACGCAGGCGATGTTGCACTAGTTCCAGACCCAGGCTATCCGGATTATTGGTCGGGGGTTGCGGTCGTAGGCGGACGGATGGCCATGATGCCGTTGAAGGCGGAAAATGATTTCTTGCCCGACTACAGCCAGCTCTCCCAAGCTGATTTGGATCGAGCGAAACTGATGTTTCTCAACTATCCGAACAATCCGACAGCAGTCAACGCACCACTTGAGTTTTATGAAGAAACTATTCGTTTTGCCCGAAAACATGAAATCGTCGTCTGCCACGACTTCGCTTACGGGGCGATTAGCTATGACGGGAAAAAGCCGGTCAGCTTCATGCAGGTTCCGGGTGCAAAAGAAGTGGGCGTAGAATTTTATACCTTGTCCAAAACGTACAACATGGCAGGCTGGCGTGTGGGTGCCATGGTAGGAAATCGCGAGCTGGTTCGTCTGATTAACCTCATTCAGGACCATTACTTCGTCAGCCTGTTCGGAGCGGTACAGATGGCGGCAGCCAAAGCGATGACGGATTCGCAGCAGTGCGTCCGCGATCTCGTCGCTGTCTACGAAAGCCGCCGTAATGCCTTGTACTCCAATCTGCATCGGATTGGCTGGCAGGCGCCACCATCTCAAGGTTCGTTTTTTGCTTGGCTTCCTGTTCCAAGCGGCTTCACATCCGTGGAGTTCTCTGACCTGCTTTTGGAAAAAGCGCATGTCGTCGTAGCGCCGGGAAATGGCTTTGGCCCCACAGGTGAGGGCTATGTGCGAGCGGCTTTGTTATCCAACGAAGAGCGTCTTGCGGAAGCAGTCCAGCGGATTGAGCGGCTGGGGTTATTTACGAAAACAAAATAA
- a CDS encoding alpha/beta fold hydrolase codes for MRCKVNGVNLYYEEIGSGFPVVMIHGFSLDHRCMTGCLEPIFEKRPGYRRLYIDLPGMGQTENYEHIHTTDDILEVVLAFIDQLIPGEPFFIAGESYGGYLTRAVIEKRRKQVKGALFICPNVIPDKDKRTLPDKPLLVQEPSLWEELSETERAEFESMAVVATDYTWNRYRKEIIDGYMLSDPSFLTKIRQAYGVSFPLDTAPFPHPSLFLVGKQDHSVGYRDIWDIIEGYPRSTFAALDCAGHNLQIEQPLLFTELVNEWLDRAEREISL; via the coding sequence ATGAGATGCAAGGTCAATGGCGTCAACCTTTATTATGAGGAGATCGGAAGTGGTTTCCCTGTCGTAATGATTCACGGCTTTTCACTTGATCACCGCTGCATGACAGGCTGTCTGGAACCCATTTTTGAGAAACGTCCGGGATACCGACGACTTTACATAGATCTACCGGGAATGGGACAAACGGAAAACTACGAACATATCCACACCACGGACGATATTCTGGAGGTTGTGCTCGCGTTCATCGATCAGCTCATTCCAGGTGAGCCCTTTTTCATTGCAGGTGAATCATACGGCGGATATCTTACACGAGCAGTTATCGAGAAGCGCCGGAAGCAAGTAAAGGGTGCCCTTTTCATCTGTCCAAATGTCATTCCAGACAAAGATAAACGCACACTGCCAGATAAACCTCTTCTCGTACAGGAGCCTTCCCTCTGGGAGGAGTTGAGTGAGACGGAACGGGCGGAGTTTGAGTCGATGGCGGTAGTCGCTACTGATTATACGTGGAATCGCTATCGAAAAGAGATTATCGATGGCTACATGCTGTCTGACCCTTCTTTCCTCACGAAAATCAGACAAGCGTATGGCGTGTCCTTCCCATTAGATACGGCCCCCTTCCCCCATCCGAGCCTTTTTCTTGTCGGCAAACAAGATCATTCTGTCGGTTATCGCGATATTTGGGATATCATCGAAGGCTACCCGCGCTCTACCTTTGCCGCTCTCGATTGTGCCGGCCACAATTTGCAGATCGAGCAGCCGCTTCTGTTTACAGAGCTTGTGAATGAATGGCTGGATCGTGCAGAAAGAGAGATCTCCCTGTAA
- the moaC gene encoding cyclic pyranopterin monophosphate synthase MoaC yields MTDQLTHFNEQNRARMVDVSEKDVTKRVAVAESQISMKPETLARIREGRIEKGDVLAVAQVAGVMAAKKTWEIIPMCHPLPLTGIDIQFAFVDETTLAITGTVKTTGKTGVEMEALTAVSVAALTVYDMCKAMDKAMIIGPTSLQSKTGGKSGDFHRGEK; encoded by the coding sequence ATGACAGATCAATTAACACATTTTAATGAACAAAATCGAGCGCGGATGGTAGACGTATCCGAGAAGGACGTCACAAAACGGGTGGCTGTAGCCGAGAGCCAAATCAGCATGAAACCCGAAACACTCGCCCGAATCCGCGAAGGTCGAATCGAAAAGGGCGATGTACTCGCAGTTGCGCAGGTAGCAGGTGTCATGGCTGCCAAAAAGACGTGGGAAATTATCCCGATGTGTCATCCGCTGCCATTGACTGGCATCGACATACAATTTGCATTTGTAGATGAAACGACGCTTGCGATTACAGGAACCGTGAAGACGACAGGGAAAACTGGCGTCGAGATGGAGGCGTTGACCGCTGTCAGCGTAGCGGCTTTGACGGTGTATGACATGTGCAAAGCCATGGATAAAGCAATGATAATCGGTCCGACCAGTTTGCAATCCAAAACAGGCGGAAAAAGCGGCGATTTCCATCGGGGAGAGAAGTAA
- a CDS encoding 2OG-Fe(II) oxygenase translates to MAKSVAETITALDWHSLQQELDKQGYATFPSLISADACEELIATYGQDDLFRNTIQMARYRFGEGEYRYYQAPLPSLLQELREGFYPMLAQTANRWLELLGREAIYPATLPEFLAQCHEQGQLRSTPLILKYETGGYNCLHQDMYGEVFFPFQVVFALNQKEKDYRGGEFLLMEQRLRAQSRGYVITLDQGAGLIFPTSYRPVQGTRGYYKNTLRHGVSTITSGKRYSLGIIFHDAK, encoded by the coding sequence ATGGCTAAATCAGTGGCAGAGACGATCACTGCACTTGACTGGCATTCCTTGCAACAGGAGCTAGACAAACAAGGGTATGCAACTTTTCCTTCCTTAATAAGCGCCGATGCGTGCGAAGAATTAATCGCTACGTATGGACAGGATGACCTTTTTCGCAATACGATCCAAATGGCGCGGTACCGTTTCGGTGAAGGGGAGTATCGCTATTATCAAGCTCCCCTTCCCTCGCTTTTGCAGGAGCTTCGCGAAGGCTTTTATCCAATGCTTGCGCAGACTGCGAATCGGTGGCTGGAACTGCTGGGACGCGAAGCTATTTATCCTGCTACCCTCCCTGAATTTTTGGCGCAATGTCACGAGCAGGGTCAGTTGCGCTCTACTCCACTGATTTTGAAATACGAAACAGGTGGCTATAATTGCTTGCATCAGGATATGTACGGCGAGGTGTTCTTCCCGTTTCAAGTGGTTTTTGCCTTGAATCAGAAGGAGAAGGACTACAGGGGCGGAGAATTTCTACTGATGGAGCAACGACTGCGCGCACAGAGCAGGGGATATGTGATAACCTTGGACCAAGGCGCTGGCCTGATTTTCCCGACATCCTACCGTCCAGTGCAGGGAACGCGAGGCTACTATAAAAACACGCTGCGCCACGGTGTCAGTACGATTACCTCAGGAAAGCGCTACAGCCTCGGAATTATTTTTCACGATGCAAAGTGA
- a CDS encoding SPL family radical SAM protein: MKSILSYKMPKTLLNKGSGFLADYTHSLNPYTGCSFACSYCYVRQMPVSLFRNEQWGTWVDIKQQAADLLRKELLRAKKKGKVTIFMSSSTDPYQPIEQTEKVTRSLLEVMVENPPDFLLVQTRSPLVWRDADLLLLLGDRVRVSMTVETDLEVIRRYFSPQAPPIQARLKTLQRLAEAGIPTQATIAPVLPSSESFPEILRPLVTRVCVDDFYMGDGSGGKRTKRNGIPALYEQLGLEQWYDPTAYRIVYDRLLRVFPPDQIYLSQEGFAP, encoded by the coding sequence ATGAAAAGCATCCTTTCCTATAAAATGCCGAAAACCCTCCTTAATAAAGGAAGCGGATTTCTTGCTGATTACACTCACTCGCTCAATCCCTATACGGGCTGTTCTTTCGCCTGCTCTTATTGCTATGTTCGGCAAATGCCTGTCTCTTTGTTTCGCAACGAGCAATGGGGCACGTGGGTTGACATTAAGCAGCAAGCTGCCGATTTATTGCGCAAGGAGCTTTTGCGGGCAAAGAAAAAAGGAAAGGTAACCATCTTCATGTCTTCGAGTACAGACCCGTACCAGCCCATCGAACAAACGGAAAAAGTAACGAGGTCTTTACTCGAAGTCATGGTAGAGAATCCACCCGATTTTTTGCTGGTGCAGACGAGAAGTCCCTTGGTTTGGCGGGATGCAGATTTGTTGCTCCTGCTGGGTGATCGCGTCCGCGTCAGCATGACCGTCGAGACCGATTTGGAGGTAATTCGCCGGTACTTTAGCCCGCAAGCTCCCCCCATTCAAGCGCGGCTCAAAACACTCCAGCGCTTGGCGGAAGCAGGCATCCCTACACAAGCAACGATTGCCCCTGTTTTGCCGAGCAGTGAGTCATTCCCGGAGATTTTGCGCCCCTTGGTCACCCGTGTCTGTGTCGATGACTTTTATATGGGAGATGGCAGCGGCGGTAAACGAACGAAAAGAAACGGCATTCCCGCTCTCTATGAACAGCTGGGACTGGAACAATGGTATGATCCTACCGCCTATCGGATCGTCTATGATCGGCTATTACGTGTTTTTCCGCCGGATCAGATTTATTTGAGTCAGGAAGGCTTCGCCCCTTAG